From the genome of bacterium:
TCCCGACCCAGCTCGGCCTCGACAGCGACGATGAGCGGGCCGCGGGCGAGGTCGGCAAGGTCGGCGTCGCGGTGGACACCCTCGACGACATGGAGACCATCTTCCACGGGATCCCCCTCGATAAGATCAGCACCTCCTTCACCATCAACTCGACTGCCGCAATCCTCTACGCGATGTACATCGCCGTCGGGAAAAAACAGGGCGTCGATCCGCAAAACCTGACCGGCACCATCCAGAACGACATCCTGAAGGAGTACGCCGCGCGCGGCACCTGGATCTTCCCGCCCGAGCCCTCGCTCCGCCTCATCGTGGACACCATCGAATACGGCCTCGCGCACACGCCGCGCTTCAACACCCTGAGCGCGGCGGGGG
Proteins encoded in this window:
- a CDS encoding methylmalonyl-CoA mutase family protein is translated as MPEEKKFETRAGLPIEAVYRPEDRPPESEKEVPGAYPYTRGIHPEMYRERLWTSRQYAGFGTPEETNARYRFLLAQGNAGLSVALDLPTQLGLDSDDERAAGEVGKVGVAVDTLDDMETIFHGIPLDKISTSFTINSTAAILYAMYIAVGKKQGVDPQNLTGTIQNDILKEYAARGTWIFPPEPSLRLIVDTIEYGLAHTPRFNTLSAAG